One Streptomyces sp. P9-A2 DNA window includes the following coding sequences:
- a CDS encoding SseB family protein produces MYGYDQNVGAQQGYVPPQQQQMPGGYGQQQQQQQQQQQPPLYPEPSAPSLADAVRAFTTGQVTAEDFQQVFATSKVYCPRGDNPGFLALHNTQQPVIPMFTSLKELRRYAGKESKYFVITGAEMIDLLPTGYGFVLDMEGEHRMVFDAKAVEQMVEFAMRRMYG; encoded by the coding sequence ATGTACGGCTACGACCAGAACGTAGGGGCACAGCAGGGGTATGTCCCGCCGCAGCAGCAGCAGATGCCGGGCGGCTACGGGCAGCAGCAACAGCAACAGCAACAGCAGCAACAGCCGCCGCTGTACCCGGAGCCGTCAGCGCCGTCGCTCGCGGACGCGGTGCGTGCCTTCACCACGGGTCAGGTGACCGCCGAGGACTTCCAGCAGGTCTTCGCGACGTCCAAGGTGTACTGCCCGCGCGGCGACAACCCGGGGTTCCTCGCCCTGCACAACACCCAGCAGCCGGTGATCCCGATGTTCACCTCGCTGAAGGAGTTGCGGCGGTACGCGGGCAAGGAGTCCAAGTACTTCGTGATCACCGGCGCCGAGATGATCGACCTGCTGCCGACCGGCTACGGCTTCGTGCTGGACATGGAGGGCGAGCACCGGATGGTGTTCGACGCGAAGGCCGTGGAGCAGATGGTCGAGTTCGCGATGCGGCGCATGTATGGCTAG
- a CDS encoding SpoIIE family protein phosphatase encodes MRTGEPLPSLGDVLALLDTGRWHWDTTAGLVTVDEVTARLLGLPAEQATLTEAQVRARLHPADWNEVTGVVRLAAAEDTLAEVRIRIMDDRGRVVRMVRSRSKPTFDPLRKAYLLTGTLQEVTEPAPGTPAGRRAVTGDWRRSREAFLLDAGRALAEARSTQEVLRVTANLSMPGFSPDGLAVFGVAGDRLTIIGHHGQESDDEDAFTMPLDTAYPAAEVVRTGHAIYLSTPQQYQARYPLTWPLAERFGRHSWAFLPLVVSGRTMGTWMAAFTYPVAFTPDERSVLTTVARMLAQALTRAGTAENERALTDGLQRSMLPRIGPQRIPGMSLAARYIPTGGGLQVGGDWYDVIPLPNGRFALVIGDVQGHDVRAAGLMGQLRIALRAYASEGHRPDAVLSRASRFLYGINEVDPVDPRFATCLYVEVDPAGGMLDVARAGHPNPAVRMPDTTVLIRQTAGGLPLGIDPDADYPTTRMVLECGETLLICTDGLIETGGHDLDTGWQRLRGILERHRGDLEELADALVQAVHGPSSHHTPGPLIDRREDDIALLLLSRRAEGRGAGTGRDTVQPSLRRTMLTVEQAEPERVAEARRHLRELLHDWCSPDQVDSAVLLLSEVLTNVLVHTDAAALLEAEITDGPQGRRMRIEVTDAGDDLPHLRTPGELASSGRGLLLIELLAHAWGIAPRGKGKSIWFELDEPDEPEAPPDGADGAAAPKPHEDRTAHEDRTAPEDREYP; translated from the coding sequence ATGCGCACAGGTGAGCCCCTGCCGTCCCTGGGGGACGTCCTCGCCCTCCTCGACACCGGCCGGTGGCACTGGGACACGACAGCCGGGCTGGTCACGGTCGACGAGGTGACGGCACGGCTCCTGGGGCTCCCCGCGGAGCAGGCCACCCTCACGGAGGCCCAGGTGCGGGCGCGACTGCACCCGGCCGACTGGAACGAGGTCACCGGAGTGGTCCGGCTCGCCGCCGCCGAGGACACCCTCGCCGAGGTGCGCATCCGGATCATGGACGACCGGGGACGGGTCGTCCGGATGGTGCGCAGCCGCTCCAAGCCGACCTTCGATCCCCTGCGCAAGGCGTACCTGCTCACCGGAACCCTTCAGGAGGTCACCGAGCCGGCACCCGGCACCCCCGCCGGCCGCAGGGCGGTCACCGGCGACTGGCGCCGGTCCCGGGAGGCGTTCCTGCTGGACGCGGGCAGGGCGCTGGCCGAGGCGCGGTCGACGCAGGAAGTGCTGCGGGTCACGGCGAACCTCTCCATGCCGGGCTTCTCACCGGACGGACTCGCGGTGTTCGGCGTGGCGGGCGACCGGCTCACCATCATCGGCCACCACGGGCAGGAGTCCGACGACGAGGACGCCTTCACCATGCCTCTGGACACGGCCTACCCGGCCGCCGAGGTGGTACGGACGGGCCACGCGATCTACCTGTCCACCCCGCAGCAGTACCAGGCCCGCTATCCCCTCACCTGGCCGCTCGCCGAGCGCTTCGGCCGCCACTCCTGGGCGTTCCTGCCGCTGGTCGTGTCCGGCCGCACGATGGGCACCTGGATGGCGGCCTTCACCTACCCGGTCGCCTTCACCCCCGACGAGCGGTCGGTGCTGACCACCGTGGCACGGATGCTGGCCCAGGCACTGACCCGCGCGGGCACCGCCGAGAACGAGCGGGCCCTCACCGACGGGCTGCAGCGCTCGATGCTGCCGAGGATCGGCCCCCAGCGCATCCCCGGAATGAGCCTCGCCGCCCGGTACATCCCCACCGGCGGCGGCCTCCAGGTGGGCGGCGACTGGTACGACGTGATTCCCCTGCCGAACGGCCGGTTCGCCCTGGTCATCGGGGATGTGCAGGGCCACGACGTACGGGCCGCCGGGCTCATGGGCCAGCTGCGGATAGCCCTGCGGGCGTACGCGTCCGAAGGGCATCGGCCCGACGCCGTACTCTCCCGCGCCTCCCGCTTCCTGTACGGGATCAACGAGGTGGACCCCGTCGATCCGCGCTTCGCGACCTGCCTGTACGTGGAGGTCGACCCTGCCGGTGGAATGCTGGACGTCGCCCGCGCGGGACACCCCAACCCGGCGGTCCGCATGCCCGACACGACCGTACTGATCCGGCAGACGGCCGGCGGACTTCCGCTGGGCATCGACCCGGACGCCGACTACCCCACCACCCGCATGGTCCTGGAGTGCGGCGAGACCCTGCTGATCTGCACAGACGGCCTGATCGAGACCGGTGGCCATGACCTGGACACCGGCTGGCAGCGGCTGCGCGGCATCCTCGAACGCCACAGGGGCGACCTGGAGGAACTGGCCGATGCCCTGGTCCAAGCGGTCCACGGTCCCTCCTCGCACCACACCCCCGGCCCCCTGATCGACCGCCGCGAGGACGACATCGCCCTGCTGCTGCTCTCCCGCCGGGCCGAGGGCCGCGGTGCCGGTACGGGTCGGGACACGGTACAGCCGTCGCTGCGCCGCACCATGCTGACGGTGGAGCAGGCCGAGCCGGAGCGGGTCGCGGAGGCCCGGCGGCACCTGCGCGAGCTGCTGCACGACTGGTGCTCGCCGGACCAGGTCGACTCGGCGGTCCTGCTCCTGTCGGAGGTGCTCACCAACGTCCTCGTGCACACCGACGCCGCCGCCCTGCTCGAAGCCGAGATCACCGACGGGCCCCAGGGCCGCCGGATGCGCATCGAGGTCACCGACGCGGGCGACGACCTCCCGCACCTGCGCACACCGGGCGAGCTGGCGTCCTCCGGCCGCGGTCTGCTCCTGATCGAACTGCTGGCCCACGCCTGGGGGATCGCCCCGCGCGGCAAGGGCAAGAGCATCTGGTTCGAACTGGACGAACCGGACGAGCCGGAGGCCCCGCCGGACGGGGCCGACGGGGCTGCTGCCCCGAAGCCCCACGAGGACCGCACCGCTCATGAGGACCGCACCGCTCCTGAGGACCGCGAGTATCCCTAG
- a CDS encoding pirin family protein, which translates to MPAVTVENTLTLPRVTASADAVARPVLTVTTAPSGFEGEGFPVRRAFAGINYRHLDPFIMMDQMGEVDYAPGEPKGTPWHPHRGFETVTYIVDGIFDHQDSNGGGGTITDGDTQWMTAGGGLLHIESPPESLVMSGGLFHGLQLWVNLPAKDKMMAPRYQDIRSGSVQLLTSPDGGALLRVIAGELDGHEGPGITHTPITMVHATLAPGAEITLPWREDFNGLAYVMAGRGSVGTDRRPVHLGQTAVFGAGGSLTVRADEKQDSNTPDLEVVLLGGQPIREPMAHYGPFVMNTREELQQAFDDFQKGRLGTVPAVHGMSASGPRES; encoded by the coding sequence ATGCCTGCAGTGACCGTCGAGAACACGCTGACGCTCCCCCGTGTGACCGCTTCGGCCGACGCCGTGGCACGCCCCGTGCTCACCGTCACGACCGCGCCGAGCGGTTTCGAGGGCGAGGGCTTTCCGGTGCGCCGGGCGTTCGCCGGGATCAACTACCGCCATCTCGACCCGTTCATCATGATGGACCAGATGGGCGAGGTGGACTACGCGCCCGGGGAGCCGAAGGGGACCCCCTGGCACCCGCACCGCGGATTCGAGACCGTCACCTACATCGTCGACGGGATCTTCGACCACCAGGACTCCAACGGTGGCGGCGGAACCATCACCGACGGCGACACCCAGTGGATGACCGCGGGCGGCGGTCTGCTGCACATCGAATCGCCGCCGGAGTCCCTGGTCATGTCCGGCGGGCTGTTCCACGGCCTCCAGCTGTGGGTGAACCTGCCGGCCAAGGACAAGATGATGGCGCCGCGCTACCAGGACATCCGCAGCGGCAGCGTCCAGCTGCTCACCTCCCCCGACGGCGGCGCGCTGCTGCGGGTCATCGCCGGTGAACTGGACGGCCACGAGGGTCCCGGCATCACGCACACGCCGATCACGATGGTCCACGCGACCCTGGCACCGGGCGCCGAGATCACCCTGCCCTGGCGCGAGGACTTCAACGGACTCGCCTACGTGATGGCCGGCCGCGGGTCCGTGGGCACCGACCGCCGTCCGGTCCACCTGGGGCAGACGGCCGTTTTCGGCGCCGGTGGCTCGCTGACCGTCCGCGCGGACGAGAAGCAGGACTCCAACACGCCGGACCTGGAGGTCGTCCTGCTCGGCGGACAGCCGATCCGGGAGCCGATGGCGCACTACGGGCCGTTCGTGATGAACACCCGCGAGGAGCTCCAGCAGGCCTTCGACGACTTCCAGAAGGGCCGCCTGGGCACCGTCCCGGCCGTGCACGGTATGTCGGCATCGGGACCGCGGGAGTCCTGA
- a CDS encoding AI-2E family transporter, whose amino-acid sequence MQDSSSSPLLPEAVRRFAAWCVVILLACGVGYVGVLLCVQFRTAVIPILLALLGTALLRPLHRWMVRAGVQRSLSAGLTCVAVVAVVGGAVYIVVSALIDSGDQIIASLRTAARDLSRHFGAAGTSLDDIAANARDLLSKFGGTAASGVISGVGVVGQVLTMAVLALLLVFFFLRDSDRAGEKLRGLAPGDSGDVVLAMARRAFDGVEGFMRGTTLIALIDAVCITVGLLILEVPGAVGLGALVFVGAYIPYLGAFISGAVAVLVALADRGFLIALWVLGVVLAVQVLEGNVLQPMIQSRTVQMHPAVILIAITAGASVAGIVGMLMAVPVTAAVFGVLDELRQRHNASTEPPSKSPPEPEPSSS is encoded by the coding sequence ATGCAGGACTCGTCGTCATCTCCGTTGCTGCCCGAAGCCGTTCGGCGTTTCGCCGCCTGGTGTGTCGTCATTCTGCTCGCCTGCGGGGTCGGTTACGTCGGGGTGCTGCTGTGCGTGCAGTTCCGGACGGCCGTGATTCCCATTCTGCTCGCCCTGCTCGGGACGGCCCTGCTGCGGCCGTTGCACCGGTGGATGGTGCGGGCCGGCGTGCAGCGGTCCCTTTCGGCGGGGCTGACCTGTGTCGCCGTCGTCGCGGTGGTCGGCGGTGCGGTGTACATCGTCGTGTCCGCGCTGATCGACTCCGGGGACCAGATCATCGCCTCGCTCAGGACCGCGGCGCGCGATCTCAGCAGGCATTTCGGGGCGGCCGGCACCTCCCTGGACGACATCGCGGCGAACGCGCGCGATCTGCTGTCCAAGTTCGGGGGTACGGCCGCGTCGGGTGTCATCAGCGGGGTCGGCGTGGTGGGCCAGGTGCTCACCATGGCGGTGCTCGCGCTGCTGCTCGTCTTCTTCTTCCTGCGCGACTCCGACCGGGCCGGCGAGAAACTGCGCGGGCTCGCGCCGGGCGACTCCGGGGACGTGGTGCTGGCCATGGCCCGGAGGGCCTTCGACGGGGTCGAGGGCTTCATGCGGGGGACCACCCTCATCGCCCTCATCGACGCCGTTTGCATCACCGTCGGACTGCTGATCCTCGAGGTGCCGGGCGCCGTCGGGCTGGGCGCGCTGGTCTTCGTCGGGGCGTACATCCCCTACCTCGGGGCGTTCATCTCCGGGGCGGTGGCCGTCCTGGTGGCGCTGGCCGACCGGGGATTCCTCATCGCCCTGTGGGTGCTCGGCGTGGTGCTCGCGGTGCAGGTGCTGGAGGGGAACGTGCTCCAGCCGATGATCCAGAGCCGCACCGTGCAGATGCATCCGGCGGTCATCCTGATCGCCATCACCGCCGGTGCCTCGGTCGCCGGAATCGTCGGCATGCTGATGGCGGTACCGGTGACGGCGGCGGTCTTCGGAGTCCTGGACGAACTGCGCCAACGCCACAACGCGTCGACGGAACCGCCCTCGAAGTCGCCCCCGGAGCCCGAGCCGTCGTCGTCGTGA